A single window of Sphaerodactylus townsendi isolate TG3544 linkage group LG03, MPM_Stown_v2.3, whole genome shotgun sequence DNA harbors:
- the LOC125427972 gene encoding olfactory receptor 1L4-like — MVLQSNATCCYGFILQGLSNEQEQERLLLPIFFFMYLMILLGNLLIVLLIRYNARLYQTPMYFFLSHLSLADVGLSSSTVPKMMYNLLMRTRNISYGGCLAQMFFTLGFGNTESFILSTMAYDRYVAICHPFRYAVVMNQKTCILLASGCWLCGFLHSLLYTVMMSCLSFCASREIPHYFCDLHPLIKLSCSDTSTIQMTTLTEGTVTMVGPFTVTVLSYALIFYRVLKIPSASGKRKAFSTCGAHLTTVVLLFGTVIAVYVRPSSAYSGTKVRVMSVAYTAVTPMLNPFIYSLRNSEIQQALRKCLGGHLKPWN; from the coding sequence ATGGTTCTTCAGAGTAATGCAACCTGTTGCTATGGATTCATCCTGCAAGGTCTCTCCAATGAGCAAGAGCAGGAGCGTCTTCTCCtccccatcttcttcttcatgtatctGATGATTCTACTAGGCAACCTGCTGATTGTCCTCCTCATCCGCTACAATGCCCGCCTCTACCAGACtcccatgtatttcttccttaGCCATCTTTCATTGGCTGATGTGGGTCTTTCCTCCTCTACAGTTCCCAAGATGATGTATAACCTACTGATGCGCACCAGAAACATATCCTATGGTGGTTGCTTGGCTCAAATGTTCTTCACCTTGGGCTTTGGAAACACTGAAAGTTTTATCCTGTCCACCATGGCCTATGATCGATATGTGGCCATCTGTCACCCATTTCGTTATGCTGTTGTGATGAATCAGAAGACCTGTATTCTTTTAGCTTCTGGCTGCTGGCTTTGTGGTTTTCTCCACTCACTACTCTACACTGTGATGATGTCTTGTCTTTCTTTTTGTGCCTCCCGGGAGATCCCCCACTATTTTTGTGACCTCCATCCTTTAATTAAGCTGTCCTGTTCAGACACCTCAACAATTCAGATGACAACCCTCACTGAGGGGACGGTGACCATGGTGGGGCCTTTCACAGTTACTGTCCTCTCCTACGCCCTCATTTTCTACAGAGTTCTCAAGATCCCCTCAGCATCGGGGAAGCGCAAGGCGTTTTCGACCTGTGGTGCCCATCTCACCACGGTGGTTTTGCTTTTTGGGACTGTCATTGCCGTATATGTCCGCCCTTCCTCTGCTTATTCTGGCACCAAGGTTCGGGTGATGTCTGTAGCCTACACAGCTGTGACTCCCATGCTCAACCCCTTCATCTACAGCCTAAGGAACAGTGAAATCCAGCAGGCTCTGAGAAAATGTCTAGGGGGTCACCTGAAACCATGGAACTGA